In Xiphophorus maculatus strain JP 163 A chromosome 15, X_maculatus-5.0-male, whole genome shotgun sequence, the following are encoded in one genomic region:
- the LOC111611396 gene encoding mannosyl-oligosaccharide 1,2-alpha-mannosidase IA-like, whose amino-acid sequence MPVATLLPFTAPPNRKSASPTSFRLTEKFILLLVFSAFITLCFGAIFFLPDSSKLLSGVFFRSPAVETNTRIGPESSYSGPAGSDDRVLAKIKKDHEKALLEAKDTLQKRPEEIQRDIINDKKKVNIAGQAENDVNKIPLIEYHRPPGATGHEPLDPETKERRTKIKEMMKHAWDSYQRYAWGSNELRPVSKQGHSSNLFDSRMEL is encoded by the exons ATGCCAGTTGCAACTCTTCTACCTTTCACCGCTCCGCCAAATAGGAAGTCTGCCAGCCCGACTTCTTTCAGGCTGACAGAGAAATTTATTCTTCTCCTGGTGTTCAGCGCCTTCATCACCTTATGTTTCGGGGCTATCTTCTTCCTCCCGGACTCGTCGAAGCTACTCAGCGGAGTTTTCTTCCGCTCCCCCGCGGTGGAGACCAACACCCGCATCGGTCCGGAGAGCAGCTACTCCGGCCCGGCTGGAAGCGACGACCGGGTCCTGGCCAAGATCAAGAAGGACCATGAGAAGGCGCTGCTGGAGGCCAAGGACACGCTCCAAAAGCGACCCGAGGAGATACAACGGGACATAATAAACGACAAGAAGAAAGTTAACATTGCGGGTCAGGCTGAAAATGATGTGAATAAAATCCCTCTCATTGAATATCACCGTCCGCCCGGAGCGACGGGACACGAACCGCTGGACCCCGAAACTAAGGAGAGACGGACTAAAATCAAAGAG ATGATGAAGCACGCCTGGGACAGCTACCAGCGCTACGCCTGGGGTTCCAATGAGCTCCGGCCGGTCTCCAAGCAGGGCCACTCCAGCAATCTATTCG ACAGTCGGATGGAGCTGTAG